From a single Mobula birostris isolate sMobBir1 chromosome 13, sMobBir1.hap1, whole genome shotgun sequence genomic region:
- the LOC140207645 gene encoding uncharacterized protein has product MAHQSVHTGEWTFSCLDCGKRFTCSSKLKVHQRVHAGERTFTCLVCGEGFTQSSNLQSHQRVHTGEKSFTCKDCGKRFTKSSTLLAHQSVHTGEWPFTCSECGKGCTQSSDLLVHQRVHTGERPFTCSDCGKGFTQSSHLLAHQSVHTGERPFTCSECGKGCSQSSDLLVHQRVHTGERPFTCSDCGKRFSHSSNLMAHQRVHTGERLFTCSVCGKRFTRSSNLMVHQRVHTGDRPFTCSDCGKGFARASHLLTHQSVHTGERLFTCSDCGKAFTHSSNLQRHQRVHTGERPFTCSDCGKGFTRASHLLRHQSVHTGERPFTRSECGRGFIQSSELLAHQSVHTG; this is encoded by the coding sequence atggctcaccagtcagttcacaccggggagtggacGTTCTcttgcttggactgtgggaagagattcacttgctcatctaaactgaaggtacatcagagagttcacgcTGGAGAGAGGACGTTCACCTGCTTagtctgtggggagggattcactcagtcatccaacctacagagtcaccaacgagttcacactggggagaagtcaTTCACCTGCAAAGACTGTGGAAAGAGATTCACTAAGTCATCCAccctattggcacaccagtcagttcacactggggagtggccattcacctgctcagaatgtgggaaaggatgcactcagtcatctgatctgctggtacaccagcgagttcatactggggagaggccattcacctgctcagactgtgggaagggattcactcagtcatctcacctactggcacaccagtcagttcacactggggagaggccattcacctgctcagaatgtgggaaaggatgctctcagtcatctgatctgctggtgcaccagcgagttcatactggggagaggccattcacctgctcagactgtgggaaaagattcagtcATTCATCCAACCTAATggcgcaccagcgagttcacactggggagaggctgtttacctgctcagtctgtgggaagagattcactcggtcatccaacctaatggtgcaccagcgagttcacactggagacaggcctttcacctgctcagactgtggaaagggattcgcTCGGGCATCTCActtactgacacaccagtcagttcacactggggagaggctattcacttgctcagactgtgggaaggcattcacacattcatccaacctacagagacaccagcgagttcacactggagagaggccattcacctgctcagactgtgggaagggattcactcgggcatctcacctactgagacaccagtcagttcacactggggagaggccgttcacccgctcagaatgtgggagaggattcattcagtcatccgaactattggcacaccagtcagttcacactgggtag